The genomic window TTGTGTGGTTTATCCCATAATGTAATCTCCAGTGCAGTAAATAGGTCAGTTGTATTAGTTTTGATTAACATTTCCTgctttataatttataaatatttattaggtattttagtatatattAATTGCTAAAACTAAATAAATTTGGAACAAAATTCTTATCATAAATTATACACACTGTATCTAAATATCACAACTTCCCGTCATGTGATGTCGGTCATTTCTTCAATCTAGTAAACATACTTACACCATTGGCACACCAAATCTGATTGAATAAGGGTGGTCTCTTGGACCTCCCCCCCTACTTCCCTCACTACAACACTTCCAAATCCTTTTCCCTCTTCTTTGTCCCTTCCTGCACCAACCCCACCCCACCGTCCCCACCCACACCCAAGAATGGCTGGTCTTTAAAGACCAGTCATCCCAGTATTTAcattatttcatgtttcaataaTTATAATACAAAGCAAAACACAACAGAAATTgattttaaaatcaaataatactTTGACATATATACCATATGTTACATTCATTCTGGGAGGGGGGAACTGACCCAGTACTCAGTACAAATCACTATAGTATACGGGATGCGCTGCAATCCATGGGCAGGGTTTTCTTTACCCTTAAAGGTTTGTTTTTTTACCCCTTCAGCTACCCACTTTAACCCACTCAAATGCTCTTTTATGTTTTACATCATGAAAGGGTATAAGAAATTTAGATACCGGTATGGGGTTTTTTACCCTTAATTCAGCTACCCACTTTACTCCCTTAAATGCTcttttatgttttaaaatcatGAAAGGGTAAGACATTAAGATATGGGGCATTTTTTACCCCTTCAGCTACCTACTTTACCCCTCAAATGCTCTTTACatgatgttaagggggtactacacccccgggactacacccctgtccaattttgtgcctatttttgcatttttctcaaaaattagagcgcattggggacaagcaagatatgtatattataggggcaaggactacaactacagaactactgcactggaaattttatttcagcacagacaacagttgtggagttacagtcaaaaatgagggaaatccaatatttgatcaataaatcaataactacttgctttgagttgctgaattttcagtgcagtagttgtagtccttgcccctataatatacatcttactagtcaccaatgtgctataatgtttgagaaaatgcaaaaataggcacaaaattggccagggtgtagtactatAAACATCATGAAAAGGTAAAAAAATTAGATATGGAGGTTTTTACCCTTcaggaaaaagctttaaaaaaactcTGTCCATGGGTCACATTTTCTGTCATTTCAGTATATCAATATCCACCCCTTTAGTTTTACTTGGCCAGTTTTCATATGGATGGATAGTTCTTTTTCAAACTCTTCTCAATTATTCATggaaattttcccaattttgcttcactgtaggcctaccaaaattTGCTAAAAATGTGTTTAATTTGGAAGAAAATTTTGGGTTAGCAATTGttctaaatttcttgaaaaactaGTATACTATTAGTTACTAATGGCCCATGGGTCCATTTCCACTTAGTGGCACCTCCCTCCCTACCCCCATCCGTTATGTTGTCTCTTGATATGATTGTCATAATTTTAATAATCATCATGAACCTAAATAATAAATCCAAAAACTGCCATTTTCACCACTGTAGGCCTATCTGTTTTGTTTAAGGGTtgcatgtgcaataattatatcgggggggcaaacaatttttggcaggtaAAAAGTGGACgaccaagcaatttttggcaggggaaaagagggggcaagcaattttggcaggtttCAAGGCAGGAaagagatttttggcaagtcACTCAAGAGATTTTGTAGACACATTCATGGGgtactttttaattaaaaaaatatctaaaaaggcttaggaaaacagtaaggtaaaatataaaatgcaaaatatcatCCTCGCTATACACTTGCATTAATATCTAGACAAGCCTAAGCCAAGGTTTGCAAATTTGGGTTTGGCAAATAATCCAATTTCATCTTTAGGGGGCtctcattttcttcagaagggggtcccaaatttacaaaaagttagcgtcaataaaattgcgacccatCCCTATTTCCGcaacaaagattttatgacccctcaCCACCGATACACTTTTAATACGGCAGGCCTActccctaaacaggctaaaattgtattgaaatcagtctttggaataaaataaacacactatctgtggtcatcttgtgactccctacattttggtcatcaaaaattgtatgccccccccccctttttgttttctttccaaaatgtatgaccccctccccctcctgaagaaaatgatagccccctataGCTTCATTCAACTCAAGAAATGCAGTTCAGCGAACACTAAataaacaaatccaataaaatagcCCACTCTTGAAATAATTAAAATGATTGTAATATGTGCGGATTCATAATCACAGAAAAAAGGCATAACTACAGATTTAGCAGGAATATTATCTCTGGCGAGTCTGGAGacaaacagcagcagcaacactGCTCACCGACTGATGCTCATCTCATCCCTACAGTAAATTGTACCCCGTAAATTACCCGTGCAAATTCAATACGGTACAAATTCAACACGCAATGCCAATGGCAAATGCAAACTCCAagaacattatacataccttattAAATATTATTCCTTATCGTTCTGTTGCTAGTATCCCTTCTGCTTATATGTATTCCAAATTAGAGTAAGCGACAGTCATGTAAAACGgtgaaaaaacacaattttataTATTCCACTAGTTCGTGATACGCACACAacatgtgtacacaatgtgtgcATGCATCTATGATAAACAATTTTCAGCTGTCAAATTGGGCCGCCAATCTCATGCATAGTGTGTCCCTTGTCGAAATTACTTTCACTTGAATGGTTAAATAAAAGCAAGCTAAAAGCGTGGGTATGAGGTTGACCAGAAATAAAATGGGTCAAATAGATTGATGGCGCTATTGCGTTTTCTTTTTCGGTCTTTATGGTGATGTTCAACATTATAAACTTAGATTATAAAAATTCTTTAAATCAGGGATATGAAACAACTTTTTAATTTATAGATCAAATCATAGGCCCCAATGCTGACTTTTTAAATCTTATCATGGattattttttggattaaaatagACACTAATCCAAGACTAATGCAAATTAAGATTGAATATTGGAATATTCAATCTAATGgatttgaatttcaatctataTTTGAAATTGTTATCTAATTCAGATTAGCTCATTAGCTTAGATTTGTCCCTCATCGCGGGCCTCGTCGCAATCGAATagattaagagccagtctcccttattatgtacatgaataagggggttgtgatacaaaaaaaaaaaaattgtctctaaaaataattttggtacatattagcaccaacaactcacatgtaaaatatgagcgtgcacagcgccctcgttcagcataaaaaaattcttgaaatttcagcctctctgagcctgacttgcaaatggtaaactttggaggtgcataacatcgtgcgccatcatcatcccaacctgcattttgcattttttaaaagtaccaaatggttacattacaaaaaccaagaaaaaaaattgggatcttgatggcgcacaaaatcagcaaatccaatgatttgatgaaaagcgccctcgtgcaaacttcaaagcatcataatgggctgcgccatcaagatcccaagtccgaacaagtttgaaattaaagaccaccatggcaagtttcatttttcagcaaaaaaattttgggatttcgttggcgcaccgagttaacagaggtcaaaggtcaaaatttcctattttcgcacatatttgcacacctgtattattgcgcgccaacgtcacctgactctccgaatagcatttcatcaaagaagaggcaattctctgcaagaactgaaaaaattagcttgggatctcttgatcttcatatttttctgattttttgaatatggacttagcctcattttggaggtcaatttgacctttttttcccactcgctgcacaatgtgggctttttactgcatcacaaaaagatgcgccaacaagatcccaattttattagtcatggtctagcttctttggcgaccagcagataaaacacaagcaacagctaattgggatcatgtgggcgcactaatataaaagaggtcaaaggtcaagctttgtgccaaagtgatgcatatttgcctatgtgcagcacgaaagtggaactttgacccgcaataaaaatgtgcgccaataagatcccatcttactttttggatgattggataaaggggcttatgtataactgataacaagtaaaaaaaaaagtgggatcatgtgggcgcactaattcaatagaggtcaaagttcatactttgtgccgaattggcattattttgcctatgtgcagcacaaaagtggaactttgacccgcaataaaaatgtgcgccaacaagatcccatcttactttttggatgattggataaaggggcttatgtataactaataacaagtaaaagattatgtgggcgcactaattcaatagaggtcaaagttcatactttgtgccgaattttttttgattggggatcaccagacatgtctcatagaaacttgtatgagtgcatttcagatgatgctgattccatcatggtagttggtgagagtaaaaaaaaattttgtcaaaatactttgtcatattttgcaaaatttgagtgaaaggttgctgaattcggcaactttaggctaaaaatcggttaattttgtatgaagtatgaactttgacctctattgaattagtgcgcccacatgatcccacttttttttttacttgttatcagttatacataagcccctttatccaatcatttaaaaagtaagatgggatcttgttggcgcacatttttattgcgggtcaaagttctacttttgtgctgcacataggcaaagtaatgccaattcggcacaaagtatgaactttgacctctattgaattagtgcgcccacatgatcccacttttttttacttgttatcagttatacataagcccctttatccaatcatccaaaaagtaagatgggatcttgttggcgcacatttttattgcgggtcaaagttccactttcatgctgcacataggcaaatatgcatcactttggcacaaagcgtgacctttgacctcttttatattagtgcgcccacatgatcccaattagctgttgcttgttttttgtctactggtcgccaaagaagctagacgatgaaaaataaaattgggatcttgttggggcatctttttgtgatgcagtaaaaagcccacattgttcagcgagtgggaaaaagaggtcaaatattgacctccaaaatgaggctaagtccattttcaaaaaatcagaaaaatatgaagatcaagagatcccaagctaattttttcagttcttgcagagaattacctcttctttgatgaaatcctattcggagagtcaggtgacgttggcgcgcaataatacaggcgtgcaaaaatgtgcgaaaataggaaattttgacctttgacctctgttaactctgtgcgccaacgaaatcccaaaaatttattgctgaaaaatgaaacttgccatggaggtctttaatttcaaacttgttcggacttgggatcttgatggcgcagcccgttatgatgctttgaagtttgcacgagggcgcttttcatcaaatcattggatttgctgattttgtgcgccatcaagatcccaattttttttcttggtttttgtaatgtaaccatttggtactttaaaaaaatgcaaaatgcaggttgggatgatgatggcgcacaatgttatgcacctccaaagtttagcatttgcaagtaaggctcagagaggctgaaatttcaagaattttttcaagctgaacgagggcgctgtgcacgctcatattttacatgtgagttgttggtgctaatatgtaccaaaattattttttagagacaattctatttttttttgtatcgcaaatccgtacataataagggagattggctcttaagGTGGAATACCAGGGATTACAGCTTCTTGACCGGTAAaccataccgtaaaatggggtaactttgggcacttttcagagttttttaaaccactgcttccaagatatttctaattatctttttttcatgacattagggttcccttctacaccttgaagttgaaaaagattttttaataattttgtaaggttgccctaggggttaaaaatagcctgaccaaagttaccccgcatttggggcaagtttggtcagagtattacattccatgaagaaaaaaatccaaaaaaaattgatcttcgctgtatatgggcaagttattgttttttgtcagtggcgtagccaggattttggacgcggggcacaacttgtaaatgtaccgacggaaatattttttgccgacggaagttgtgatttgttgaccccaaatttttttgcatggtttgaaaaagtgaagagcaaaaaaaaaaagaaagaaaaaaaaaggataatgggcggtacaaacataaaaacacaaaatttcatgtataattcaatttaattcacaatttctcatcattttttttacaattctccccttttttctgtcaccgtgagtaaaaaatagtctattgttaacccaatttttttcggctaacgccttccgtctaccgacggccttacatgaaccgacggccatgacgagcggggggcaccggtaattttgcttccattttgAAAATGCATTTTTCAGTCAAATATGAAATTTGTTCTGTTACATGGATATATTTTGGCCTGTAATTAATTTCTATTAGTTGATTACTTTAATAACACTGtttgaaaacaatagaatacataatgCATTGTGTATAGGATAAAGGCTCATTCTTACAGTTTGTTGCGTCATCTTTTGAAAGTTTTTCACCCGCAACTTTTGAACGGAATGCGCGATTtgtatcaaataaaaagtaaaagaaagctGAATGTTTACGTAATATCATAAGAGAAATTATTCCAGAAATTGCTTTTTTAGCACCCAATGCCTGATATTCCACCTTAACTTGCTGTTATAGGCCTagcttaggaatttagagagtaggccTATACGGTCTACCAACAAACACGTCACCCGTATTGAATCCCCCTCCCCGCCCCTTTTTTTCAATGGGCTTTGGGAGATTTCAGGAGGAGCTTTCATCTCCTATACtcacgttgttgttgttgttgttgtagttgttgttgttgttgtttgggtGGTAATGGTATGCCTCTGAGAATAAAGCTCAAATATTCCTTCACATATTGGAAAGCAAATACCTGCTTCAGGCTGTTTGGTTGCTACAATGAGGCCAAAGTGGACCGTCTTGTCCGAAAAAGAGAAATTAAATGTTGAACAAAACCCCCAATCCTGCCATCCATATCCCAATTATTCCAAATTTACAGGGACAAAAATGGTCAATGATACCAGATGACCACAAATGCGACCCATGTAAAGTGgggcacgtccctgtatggttTGTAAGACTTGTAAGCAGCGGTGACCCTACCGGACAAATTTCAAAGGGAACGTCCCGATGACCCGCTATACCAAAATTATTCTTCCAGGACAATTGTGCAAAAACATAACGAAAATCTGCAGTTTTAATGCCATGCTAATGAGCCAAACGAGGTTAATTTTGGTCTAGCAGGCCAAAGGGAATATGCGCACATCACAAATTGTGCTAAAGTTTGTCCCGATAAAAATAgtgaggaggggggggggacttGCCTCCCCTGTCGGTACTGTTTGTTAACCCATTCAGTGAATGACTCGTAACTACTTCCTACACAGTCGCCACCATAAAACCAACACCACAAGTGAGTCAACATCATCACAGCACAGTGTACCATATGTACCCCACCGCACGGAGCGACTGTTTAAAcaaacacacccacacacacacaccccaccaccaccatcaccaccaccatcatctaCCAGCACATTAGGCTATATCCACCCActatcatcactatcatcatcaaccaccaccaccaccactgctTCCATCATCATCAGTGCACCATCACCACCTCAAATGACACCACCCACTACACCCAATATCACCACCATCCCCGCCATGCAACACGCACCACCTCAACCACCATTAAATAAATGCTACTGTCATCTATACCACCATCACTACCACTATAATCAACCACACCCACCTCCAACACCCACCACCCCAACAGCAGCAGCACCCCCACCCACCACCACTAACGCACCCCGACCGCCACGGGCACCAGATCGCCACCACCCAACGCCACCATCACCATCAACTACCACCACTTCCACCCCGACACCAACAATCAAACCACCAACACGGCACCATCACCACCCACCCACCATTACCAACCACTTCCACAACCGACCACTATCAAAAACCAccacccagtggcgtagcgtgggtcatcataagggggggggggcaccgaccatgattcgGGGAACAACTTCGGGTCTGATTGGGGCGCACGTGCCCCCcaccccccgtgcccctatgacgctacgccactgcaccagCACCAGCACCACGGCACGGCACCAACACCACTACGACACCATGCACCACCGCCGCCGTCTCGCACCATACATTACAGATTAGCTAAAATGGGTGTTGTAGAAATTTTAGTCTGAGAAAAAAATGGGCTGGATTTGGTAAAAACACATATCCTGGAATATGGAGATGAGAGTGTTGAGTGCTGAACTGGTGGTCTCTTAGAGAACTTGGGGGACCTACAACAGTACCGTATTATGCGGTGATAGTGTTTTTTGATTATTTGCAGCCAGAATTTAAAATGCTGATTCATTATCAAGTCAAAACTTATTAGTACGGTCCGTTTTGACCAACTTTGCATGGTGGCAAAATGCTATATTTGAATTGTAAAGTCAAAGTCATTCCATGAATATCCACACCCACCTCCAACTGAGAAATACTTTCATGAACTCAGCATCCAACATTGAACGACGGCTCAAATTATTTGATGGTGTCGAAATTATAGTGCAATCAAAGCTGAAACCGTTTCTTTTACAAGTTGTTCAAGCGGCTATTAAATGGGCTCTAATTGACTTGGAATACGAAACCACATGTTTACTCAGGATTGAATGTTTGACGAGATACATCTGATCGTGGTCAATAGAGAAGAACTATATCAACGATATAATAGTCACCTTCCTGAGCGAAAACtagtttgacatgtttgatgtttCATAAAAGTACCGTAGCTAAAGGCATTACAATATATAAATTCAAAGCAATATATCGCGGAAGGAAGAGTATACCTAGAATTGGACTAACAGACTTCACTGGTTTACAAATCATCCATAAACTGAACAAAACGACGAGTGACAAACaggacattttgtcaaattttcaacTGATATTGGCGGGAACTTGAAGCGTAACCAGAAAGGTTCACATGACTTGACGATGTTTGTTACCTATCTATGATCGCGGAAAGCTTTATCGTAACCGGAAAAGTTCACATGACTTGACGATGTTTGTTACCTATCTGTGATCTACTAGGCCTATTCTTATGGTTAGTTATTCTGTCACAGATTCCCCGGACCCCGGACAAATCCGGCGACATTATTGATACTACCAGTAATCACCTGTTGCAGAACCGTTAATACCAAACTTGACTCAAAAACTACAAATTCTTCATCCACTTGCGAATTGCTGCTACATCTCTGAGTTTGGTTTCATCAGTTAACCTAATCAAGATGACAACCCACCAAAGACATCATCATCACATTTTAAGTGGACAATCTTCTCCACAGCAAAGATTATACGCTAGTAACCCCAACAAGAGACGAAGAATCCGAGTGATTCCAGAATGGCTTGAGAAGAATGCCTTGCCAATAGGAGCAGAACCAAGACCGCCACATTCCGTCAATGACCCAGGTAAATAGATTTTCTATCTTTGTATTTCAAACCAATCCATTCTGCTGCATGTAGAGAGAGCGTGACGTAGCTAGCTAGTATACATGGTGCTCACCTCTAGTTCACAAGGTCCAGGGTTCAATACCCGGCGATGGCAAATTCCGGGGGTATTGGCTTGGGAAAAAGtaaattcaacatgttcaagtgatACAGCTTCCCCATGATAGCCCTATGTACATTAATAATTAGGCAAATGAACCATGAGGGTGATCCGTCTTTCAGAGGGGACGGTAAGCCCCGGCATTGTTTAGCTGTGTCATTGCTTGATAATCAAACATGTCAGAATTGACATTTAGACATTCTTCGTGCACCAAACTACACCTGCTCCCCACCCAAGGTTCCATATAGATCAAatcttttttgtcctctcaggagaatccTCTCTCTTGAACCTTTAAAAAAGCTTCTTTAATTTTAGAGAACCCTTATAACCAAAAACGGTTATGTATCACGTTTATGgggccattttcgatggttttggaaccattttatTTTGGTTCTTAACCTCTAAGGGTTCttctgagaggacaactttataACCTTTTTAGAACTTCTCAAtacagacatggggtctcgtacctaCACAAAAGTGTTAAAAACACAAAAGTGTTAAAAACAATACCACTGGGTGTGGTCCTCTAGTGACTCCAACCGGTGTTACCTTTAACACCCGAGTTTAACCTTTTGTCAATATTCGGCCCCCAATAATTTGGATGCCTATGGAAAATTACCATTGCCCTCCtgccccccaataattttggccaggcaccattgcccccccaatatttaacatcttccggagcctctgatcCTACGAACCCTAATATATATcctaatactaaccctaaccctaattaggAATAAAATTGTTTAAGGATATTTTCCCCATTTACTAACCATGCacctttatatattttttttcgtcCTCGATGGGTACTGATGGGTCTCAAAAAGTATCATGCAGGTATGCACTTTTTACTTGAATAAAAGTTGCGTTGAACTCTCTAATTCACGTTAAAATGAAACCAAAATCGACAGGACACCACCAA from Amphiura filiformis chromosome 5, Afil_fr2py, whole genome shotgun sequence includes these protein-coding regions:
- the LOC140152344 gene encoding uncharacterized protein, which codes for MTPPTTPNITTIPAMQHAPPQPPLNKCYCHLYHHHYHYNQPHPPPTPTTPTAAAPPPTTTNAPRPPRAPDRHHPTPPSPSTTTTSTPTPTIKPPTRHHHHPPTITNHFHNRPLSKTTTQWRSQRLYASNPNKRRRIRVIPEWLEKNALPIGAEPRPPHSVNDPEAFQELINSITEGNTMAVKLFAEAGVNLNMKDSDGCTPLHHAVVNGQNDVIEMLIEKGADSKMKNTKGLTPFEEVKKPKINRDRSRPVPRHKTTFRSSVMNYNTRSSVYTSFDISLP